TTGGAACATTTTCCCTTTAATATGCTGACTTGCAAAACTCCTGAGGAAATGCAAGTATTGCTGCAAGGGAAATACCGAGAATATATTGTAAGTTGTGATTTTGCTGGATTACGTACTCCATGTTTTTTTGCCCTGGGACAATGGGCCAGAGCAACCTGTAGGAACCTCTTAGCTTGCATTTTAGAACCTGCACTAGTACAGCTACAACTAGAAAATAATTTGGTTGCCAGGCCAAAGACTTCCAACATTCTCATgacccttttttcatttttttttttatccctctatacaaaaaaataaataaaaaatgtctattttCTAACATACCTGGTATACGAGACACTGTGAGACACAATTGGGTGATCCAGCAAAAATATCAATAGCTTGTTGTAAAAGTAGAGTTAGCACTTTGTTCCTTCTGCATTatatttcttttcctttttttcgaTTTGTAAAATGGTGTAATATTTTCTTTATAATAAATGATACCAAAGAAGTTGTAATTTGATGTTTCTACAATGTTATGTTTAAAGCAAGGGTCGCTGCAGCACATTTACAATTACTGCTGTGGACGTTGCGGCAGCTAAATCCCAGTGTAGATACAGATTTTGCTGCAGTTTTGCCACAGATTTTATCTTATGCATTGGAAAGGTTGAAATCACTAcaaaaattgacatgctgtgatTTTAAAATCCACGCTGCATGTCAGTTTACGTAGTGGATTTTGTTCCacagtgtgtggatgagatttttttaaattgcaactGCTACCATGAAAAGGAAACAAGTGGTATCTAATCAACCAAAGTTATATGTTGTACTCTGTCAAGAACATGGGAAAACTGGGAACTTTAAGTGAccctggaataaaaaaaaacttaagtgGTCCCAACTGACAGAAGGTAggtggggtcagcaataccatagcgcaaaataccgACCCATCAGAAGCATATACtacagtgctgcacaaaatacagccccaaaagctgtccctctatggtggccatcaatagctgccacgttctgtcctcctccagcggGTGTATGTGTTAGaataggggtcagcaaccttcggcactccagctgctgtgaacctacaactcccaggatgcacactcagctgttcttgtaagtagatgaagcattctgggagttgtagtttcacaacagctggaggttgctgattcctggGTTAGAAGATGGGACGTTACGACCGCAGTTGAATTTAGGTCTCTGGCCGTGTACATGAGTACCTCAttctcagggtccattcacacgtcagtatttttacctttccagataaacgttcctcttttttgcggatccgaaaatctggatgacatgaggatgcttttagcatgtcttccagattttcgacggatccattgactagaatgggatgacggaacgcaaaatcggacaaatagtaggacagggtatattttttttccaggatccgAATAACGTGACCCacggaacggaatcacggaatcggagagcaccatgagtgctgtccgattatttgctgattccattgaaaatgaatggatccgcataacgttccgtttttaatcggaacggacgcggaacaccaaaacggacgtgtgaatggaccctcacagtgttaattactgctgagagctcattatgcaAATGGACGGCGGCAGAGAGGATGGGTTGGGCAGCCCCTTGGCATCAGCCAACCAGAAAATTTCCCTATAAGCTATATGGTCAGGTCGCCTTTGGTCACATATTGTTCTGATTCAGAACTCCCATCTTTAGTGATGTGGAGGTGCTCTAGGTGGCCTGCACCCCTCCGGAGACCACCATTGTCTGGTCACAGAACTTCAGATCCAGTTGGCCAAGTGAAGCATATGCTGTTCTTCTGATTCTGAGATGTAGACTAGTGTCCAACTGTTATCACAGCAGCAAATAAATATCATTTTTGCAAAGCAGGTTACCATCTGCAGACCACTGTCCTCTGCAAACAGTCAAGTGAAATCCTCAATATGAATTGATTGCTATGGAGTATGTTGGCGCTATAgaaagatttttattattttaatgaaCAGAAAATTCACATTACTTATAGAAGTGATTGGCACAATGACTATACACCCTGTCTCTTCCAGCACTAGGCACATCCTCATCGTCTTACATATTCTTAATATATGAGCTCCAGAAAACTTTTGCCAAATAAGTCATTGAGCTAAAACTTTAAAATCCAacataaaaaaaagcctttaTGTGTTTTTCCATGGAGAAGCATTGCTTCATTTATTTGTACAAAGATATTTACAAGTGTGTATCCCAAATATACTTTATTTTCAGGAAAGAGGTGAAAATATAAAACCAAGTATACTGTCATCACCCAGTTGTGCTAGGCGTTAATAGGGCACAAAAAGTGAACTCAGAGTGACGCTGTCCTTTGCATAGTCCATAAGCTTCTTCAATGTCATTAGGCTTGGGTCCCGGAGTCCCGGTGTTAAACTGGCATAGGGAGGCTGAGCTTCTTGCCACGAAGAACTGTTTGGAGAGACACAAAAACAAttaacctttaaaaaaaaggactcgtcacttctcctgacatgtctgttttactaacTGCTTGCATTTACAatctaataacaattctggagcagctTTTCATACAACTGTGTTGTACAGTtcatctattattcctactagaaatttaaaaattaaaggggttgtcagggttcttttttgtgtactattgtatgctttacaatgcaCTTACTTCATCTGCATtggctgctttctcagattttactgagggtcacatgacctgtgatgtcagcttctctccctgctctgaagatgtttcgtgcacaagccGGAGAGAGCAGATAGGTGTCTGTACACGATGTCACAgttctggccacgccccctgcactgctgTCTGCCCTCTCCCTGGATTATTCAggaaactttaaccccttcagcagcacagactcagggcttgACGTTTTGCtggagtagctgcaggcagcgaacagacacaggatcttccctcctcatcctgcagacacagagctgacagactgggggagttctgcagagcattgcacaagaacaggtaaggggaagatcctgtgtgtatcagcagtgttatTGTacatctgggacttgtagtcctacatatacaacatgctgctgagtctcccagcaggcggacatgtcactcagggcagacttgtattcactccctatACAGAGTAGGGGGAGgggcacaaatattcatgaggaaaacctcagagattgttgttagtgcaggtaaacaaagggtcaaaagagaaccagggaaatgaggaaatcattttttttggcccaaaacttgattagcttatgtatatattgctgaccatcagatttacagcgctatatttattttttcataactcagacaacccctttaactgccagtagtctgcaataaaggttcaTCTGGGTGGTACcaatggggtgtgtccctgcagagTTTGACGTTATCCAATCAGTGGTGCCACTGTGAAGAGGCACACCTCCAACTGGTGACGCCCAAATGAAACTTTCCTGCAgaatgctggcaattcattcatgaacgtttagtaggaataacagaggaaatgCTCAACATACAGTCTTaggaatagatgcttcagaattattttatggggaatgcaaatacTTACGAAaagagacatgtcagaagagatgACAGACCTCCCTTTAAATATGTGTGCGCCATGTATGTCTCTAAAACataccgtatatgccggcgtataagacgacccccaacttttacactgaaaatatagagtttgggatatactcgccatataagactacccctttttcaacacacagcagtacattactgcatcccaccaccatccctgggtacctctgccatccctgaatcccaccaccatccctgggtaccactgccatccctgcatcccaccaccatccctgcatcccaccaccatccctagataccaccgccatcccatggtatcaccaccatccctgcatcccaccaccttccttgtcctccctcccagaccctaaacatgtgccacctataccctgaacatgtttttgttatgttattcttcatattcacatatacatatgcacatctgcgccgcacttagatacgccgcacggagatctcgcacatgcgcaggagcgagcggccgtgaggatcccgtgtatccacgcttgccgcatgaaatctcgcacatgcgtaggagcgagatgcgagcggccgggaggatggcggtacaaggagcatacaaggtacagagcaggggggaggcatacaaggtacagagcagggggcggtatacaaggtacagcgcagggggggcatatgccgtgggttacatcgcagctctcagctgctggggatacaaggcaatagcccgggctctctctgttgataattcgggcgtcccggcactgcagcgcccgccatacccggcgtataagacgacccccgactttagagaagattttcatgtgttaaaaagtagtcttatatgcaggaatatacagtaattacaatcTACACAGGATATTTCATTTGTAGCAAGTGAGACTTCAAATATGAATAAATGCTATGTAATGATCCGATTTCGTGTATTGTACCCTCAGTTCCATATTACTCAGCCTCCAATTCCGAACTCTTACCTTTAGTGATGTAGAGGTAGAAGAAGTCAAAGTAGAAGATGGTCTGCACCACTCCAGAGACCACCGCTATCTGGTCATAGAACTTCTCTGTGTGGTAGCGCCAGATCCAGTTGGCCAAGTAAAGCATACGATATAAGCCCAAGAAGAAGAGGTAGTGGGTGGTGATAGACTCAGCTTCCCCCGTCTTACTGATCATGAAGAGCTGCGGCAGAATGGCTACAGACTCCAGGTAAATCGAAAAAGTCCAGAGTATCTAAAAGGAACACAGGTATGCTCATATAAATTCCTACTTTATCAACAAATACTGCTTGGAGACTGAGTCTGACCTACACTGTCCTCAGGGGCGATTCttgggagggaagttatttacgtggggtggagtaatgttatttacatggggactgcatgttggaggtggctggggtagggtgatgttatttacatgggactatatgttgaaggcggctgtgggagggagtgatgttatttacatgggactgcatgttggaggtggctggcagagggtgatgttatttacatgggactgtatgctgaaggtctctgggggagggagtgatgttatttacatggggctgaatattgagggggtgatagttacatgggactgtatgttaaaggcggctggggagggggtggtgttctttacatgggaccgtatattggagggggctggagagatggtgtgatggtatttacatgggactctacggaggagggagggaaataatgttatttacatgggactgtatggttgaGGGGCTGagaaattataatttctgagtaCACTAAACGGagcaatataactacagggggcacagtATAAATACCGGGGGCACGTcggggtgagcattataacagtaggggacattaggcattcttattactactgggggcactaaaagaggGACTTATATatccacattatttctactaagagcactataggGGGCCTTCTTACTACTGTGGGGTTTGTAGAAagctgggggaacaataggggggccttatttctagtGGGGGCtctatgagggcattattaatactggagggctcttggGGAGGACTATCACTGTTAGGGGCAATATTACTaacgagggcattctagaagggaattactattgatgggacttggaggagcaccattactatgaaggggggggggggactcattTTTCTTCGGGATAGTACTTGGGGGAATTGGAgagcacagtgagcagcaggataacactgtttgGGGATGATAATAGAAAAGTGAGgagcctaagatgtctgtgtgtcacactctgcagagacgagacagctgagagaagtgtccagaccgaatggagaagatgattagatctacatcagaggaggcgtcacctggaggctctggatgtgagaggtatgtgctactGTATAGCAGCGCTATAACTTCAGCGCTAGTGTTTGGAGGAGTGTTGGCGGGGGATCGACTTAGAGAAGTGGGctatatgcattggggcttgggccctggatcttttgagaccctagcaacggcCCTGACTATACTATTCCTGCAGGAAAAACTGAATATATTTAGGAAATGTAATGGTTATCACAAAGGGTCCAGGTATGTGCTTCTAATATAAGGATACACCGGTGTGGTCAGTTACTGAGGTAGGGTTAACTGATCCCAACTCCCAATACAGCAAAAAAGTGGAAAACAGCACTCCAAATCTGTGTGTAtaaacagttagggctcatgcacatgcccattgcacaggcaacatctgtgcagattccacagacggatccagacccttagtgcttccgtggggttccaggGGAACGGCCATCTGCATGAGCCCTCAGAGGTGCGTTGCCATGCCACGCCACAACAGGGTTTGGTCAAACTCGCCTCAAATGAAGAGTCCACAACAGAGAATATAGGCAGCACTCTGTATGAGGTGCAGTTTTATTgtatatataagtgcataaaataaataaataactgcaaCTTTTTTCTGATCTATTTATGTAGATGAGCCTTTTTGAGCCAGAATTTGTCACAAAAACAgtcgaaactttttttttttgcacctttttttttgtgtgtgacttTTCTCCACACAGATGCAACATTTTTTCAGGCGCAAATACATTACACCAGACTAAATGAATAagaaccaccagaggtcagactaatagCAATACGCCTAATTCATCAACAGCTGTGcgacttttaataaatactttGCAAAAGAAAGACCTCTAGATGAAATACGCCTGTCTAATTTTTAGCCTAAAAACAGACtagcttaataaatgtgccccaatatctgtgtaaggactcatgcacatgaccatatgtattttgcagaacggaacagctggcccctaatagaactgtactatccttgttcgtaatgcggacaataataggacatgttctattgtgttGCAGTGCGGTACAGaacttctggattgcggacccattgtttGTGGGCCCCAATATGGGCACGGccggcacatgttcgtgtgcatgagcctgaaGGAAGAGGGAGGGGAGCTGCAAGTCACAGGAATACCGATCACAGTTTGCTGCTGTCATCCACCCCCTGTACAGCCGCCCATCACACCAGGATGTGATACAGGTCATCACACCTTACCAACAGGAACAGACACAAGCGCTCAATTTGTCACACTGTGTAAAAGTTACACATCAAATCAACCCCGCCAACTAATTAGGCTATTTGTTGAATCAGATGTTTGCAAAATTACATAATGCCCATGAGTATAATGTATTGGGTGGCATTTTTACAATGTGTCAGGTGTCTACCATTAGTAAGGGTGCcaacataaaataattatttttttagaatTCAGGTTTTATTTGTGTCATAATTTTCCCAGAAAAGGTTAAAGtttttctgaataaaaaaaaggattgtCCAGTTTGTTAATGGGACATTAGTGTTTTATCAATGGGGGTTGCTGCCTATTATCAGAACAAGGTGTATGTAATGGTCACTGGTGTGCTGTGGCcctttcatttatttattcaggCACACACAAGTCAGTTCAATGCGAGGAACTCGCAGCGTGTGTCAGTGAGAGTTCCCGTCCTGACcgctgctcctctgacaggatcaaACAGCATtgataggccccatgcacacggccgttgttcacgtccgtgtgcgggccgtggaaccgcggcctggatccctcctgacagcaggagcgcatggcgtcgctggttgctatgacgccgtgcgcttcctgctgccgccgcaatacagtattacactggtatagatcataccagtgtattactgtactgtgccggcagcagggagcgcacggcgtcatagcaaccagtgacgccgtgcgctcctgctctcaggagggatccaggccgcggttccacggcccgcacacggccgtgaacaacggccgtgtgcatggggcctaaggccgtGAGTCATTGTGATAACTGCATACTATTCTATTACAATCACAGTGTAATTCTGTAGATTCCAAAACTCTCTGGATCACACAgctttataaatcattataatgctgtcaAAAGGAGCAGTTTCCGTTTGAATGTAGTGACAGTCAGGCATGCACACTGCCGCTACACTGAACTCTATGGGACCACCGGAGATAGCAGAGTACTGTGCTGGGCAATATCCTGCAGTCCTATAGAGTTGAAGGGAGCGACACGGTGTATGTGTGACCTCCTAACCATTCAAGGGAGAACACTGGTCTCCATTCTCATGAACACCGACCAAATTCTTatcccctatactgtggatagAGGAGAAGTGTCTgtcctgggacaacccctttaattcacagTAATGCCTTGTGTAAAAGTACCTGGCACATCCATGTATTATATGTacagcccattgatttcagtgaCAACTGTATAATGCCTAATTTCCCCTGCCAGGTTCGCCCACAAAATACAACCAAGTGCACTGAAGGGCCCGAGTAGAGGGAGACTCTTCGAGCAATAAGGGGTCATCCAATGTAGATAACCTCTATAAGGATCCATGAAAAGTCTGGTATGGGCCTAtattgtatcactgattttatatggaGGCATACTAAGTAATTTTTCTGAAGAACTCTGTATGATGAGAAAAATAATTTCCTGGCATGCCCCATCATGTGCTGTACTGCTTCTACAGGTGCCACATGGGTGAATGGACTACCCGTAGGACCCTAAGAATTCATGCATGCGGAGTCATAATACACTTGTAGACACTGGAGGACACTGGACTGACTGCAGGGAGATCGCAGTGTATTTGACACAACTGTGGATGATTTATGGATTATGAAATTTAAATCTAATGTAATTCTACTCCGAGTTTAGTTCTGCACCAGTTCCACCCTCCGCCTTGCAGTAATGCCTCAGTAAATATTTATAAAGGTGTACATTACAGTCCTGAAATGACTTGGGTTAGAAGGGTTCCTgccgtataaggctactttcacactcgcgttttgggcagatccttcacggatctgcaaaatcggatccgttacaataatacaaccacatgcatccgtcatgaacggatcagtttgtattatctgtaacatagccaagacggatctgtcatgaactctattgaaagtcaacgggagacggatccgttttctattgtgtcagagaaaactgatccttccccattgacttacattgtgtgtcagaacggatcagtttggctcagtttcgtcaagtggacagcaaaacgctgcaggcagtgttatggtgtccgcctccaaagcaaaatggtgactgaacggaggcaaactgatgcattctgagcggatccttttccattcagaatgcattagggcaaaactgatccgttttggactgcttatgagagccctgaacggatatgacaaacggaaagccaaaactcaagtgtgaaagtagcttaaggtgTTGTATcatatgcattagggcaaaactgagcATTTATGAGCTAATTTCCCCTAAAAACAATGGTGGACATTTGTCatttgcagtttttttctgtGTCAGTTAGAAGTCTGTTGTTGCTTTCTGTGCCTGCGCCAAATTTATGAACTGGTGCTccttaataatatatttggtggaagtgtgATGTGGTTTACGCCTATATGTGTAAAAGTATACCAAGGGGTGGCCTGGCATAGGTTGTGACTTTTGCAAAAATCGCACATAGTAAATAAGctataatccaggtctaatctcacttttaccTCTTAAACACAGACCACTTAGAAAAGTGGTGAGGAACACCAAATGTCACAGAAAACGGCGCAGTTGCCGTGACTTGCGATTTTTTAAAGCCACAAAGCATGCATATCTGATTTTCTAAACGTCCCGCAATGTTTATAAGGGGAAATACACCCAGtaggttaaaggggcagggcttgATATAAAAGATGTCAAAAGATTTGggttacccgatgaacgagcaaatcattgggtaatcggtggcagtattacactgccagatcatcgttaCGAGTATTACTAAGACCACTAAGAGATTAGCTGGCAGAGAATCTGCCATCTTATACAGGCTTTATAGGGGATAATATGAAATCAGTTATCTAATATTTTCCTACTGTTACTAATGGAGATGCTTTGTGACATTCTTACTTGTCTACCAGAAGGCAATGTATGGATTCACAGAAATCTATCCAGACCCTGCTAATTCCAAGGAAAGCATAGCGGAGCCAACTACAAATGGGGCCCAGCCAAGAGCTTCTGCTGCTGGCgagtggtgggggtctcagcacctcAATGATCAAACCATCAACTATAACATTATAATATACATAATAAAGACTTATGTGGTAAAAGAATGTTGGCCACAGCCTTGTCGGCTTTGTAGAATTTGGTCTCTTACCTCTAAAGGTGTAAATTCATAGTTTTCCAGGAAGGAGAGCCCAATAACAGGCACCAAGAGAAACTCCAGTCGGAATGTATCGTTCTCACTGTCGTATGTCTTCCGAAGCCTTATGTAGATCATATAAATTGTGATATATGCACAAAGTAGGAATATGATCTGTGGAAAAATGTAAGAATATGTAGTATCGAAGCCTTTGGTACCATACTATACTAGAAGTTCATTCTCGTAGAAGCCCCTCTCCCTACAGCATCCTGGTGACTAATTCATAGATCCACAATAGCGGAAAACTAAATCTTACAACTTAGAATATAGGGGAGTGGGCTCAAAGGTGCTTTAAGGGTATATGTACAAAGGGGGGCAAGTGCATATGTGCCCGCGTCACACCCCCTTCTCTCGGCACTCTGGAAAAGTGTCGTGAGCAATgcgacaaaatctgtgactttaaTACGCCAACAAGTGGGGTATATGACTTAATAAATGTCCTTAAAAATGCGTATTACATGTATTTTTTCCACGTGTATTTTCATTCAGAAAATCTACTATGCTATGCTGCAGACTTTGAAATCCCAGCATGTCAAGTGTCTGGGTGGATTTTCAATGCTGATTTCACCCTTTGAAATGCAACAGGTGAGATCTGGGGCAAATCTGCATTGTGCATATGCACTAAAAGCTCAGTGTGAATGGCATTGTTATGCTGCCTGGATGTCTGCAGAAGTATTCTCGTCATCACAGGGAGTATGTTAAAGGTAGTCTGTCCTTTCTCACATCAGCCTGCTAGAATCACATTATATCTCATACACGCAGTACACAAATGGTACCTTCTCTGAATGGTGGAAAAACTAAGTTTGAAGTGATATGTTTATcagctcgcaagtgcccaggggcgtttTCTATTGCTACAAGTGCCTGGGCCCctcagcattagggctcatgcacatgactgttggaTGTTCTGCAgtacgcaaattgcagatctgcaaaacatggataccagctgTATGCATTCCGCGGAACGGCTGGCCTCTAATATAacggtcctatccttgtccgtaatgtggataataataggacatgttctattttttttctgaactGACATATGGACACAGCATGCACACAGActcaattccttttttttttgctgccccattgaagtgaatggttccgcatacaggctgCGAAAAAAAAAGGCAACGGACAcagaaaaaagtttgtgtgcatgagccctaacgggTCAATAACTCCTCCGTCTTTCTATAAGCCGGCCCAGTGCATGCCTATGTCAGCATATCTCTCCTGAAATCCCGCTCTTACACATATTACCGCTAGGCCCCAAAATGTGCTGTACTATACCCACTGTGGGCAGCTGCATCACTGATTGGACCGTGCATGCGCCATTTGCCTGCCTGGCGTTAAAGTGTGCAGGCATGGGATTTCAGGAGCAGAGGCGCTGAAGAAGGCAGGACGCTGGGCTTGCTTGCAGAAAGTCGGGAGGAGTTATTGACCTGAAGTAAGAAGGGGAAAACAGCCAAGTGGACACGCTAGGGTTTTCACTATGGTGGGAAAGCAACCTTGCTGGAAAATGGGTTACCTGACGTTCCCTTTCtcaggatccccactgatcatacATGGCATATGCAATAAATTGAAACAACCCTCCCTTCACAGTAAAGAATTAAAGACATGCATAGAGACGCTGTGTTTGCTGAATTTATATGTTAAATATTTGTTCATATTTATCATT
This Bufo gargarizans isolate SCDJY-AF-19 chromosome 7, ASM1485885v1, whole genome shotgun sequence DNA region includes the following protein-coding sequences:
- the KDELR3 gene encoding ER lumen protein-retaining receptor 3, which produces MNVFRILGDVSHLLAMIILLMKMWKSKSCAGISGKSQLLFALVFTSRYLDLLTTYISLYNTVMKIIFLLCAYITIYMIYIRLRKTYDSENDTFRLEFLLVPVIGLSFLENYEFTPLEILWTFSIYLESVAILPQLFMISKTGEAESITTHYLFFLGLYRMLYLANWIWRYHTEKFYDQIAVVSGVVQTIFYFDFFYLYITKVLRGKKLSLPMPV